One genomic region from Haloarcula taiwanensis encodes:
- a CDS encoding 5,6-dimethylbenzimidazole synthase has translation MVEFGPRDREAVYKSIYSRRDIRRFAADSVPEDVLARILDAAHNAPSVGFSQPWDFVVIEDEQTKSAVAAIAERAIAAAREGYEEPRKSDFGQLKLEGITDAPVNICVTCDPTRDAPHVLGRNTMQRMDVYSTCLAVQNLWLAARAEGIGVGWVSFLYPHELREVLNIPHHVQPVAYLCVGYPEDGFPAEPVLQQEGWRSRIDRTELVHYGEWDSGRTPETKSQRRR, from the coding sequence ATGGTTGAGTTCGGACCACGCGACCGCGAGGCGGTCTACAAGTCCATCTATTCGCGACGGGACATCAGACGATTTGCCGCGGACTCCGTTCCCGAGGACGTACTGGCACGGATCCTCGATGCCGCACACAACGCGCCCAGCGTCGGGTTCTCGCAACCGTGGGATTTTGTCGTGATCGAGGACGAACAGACGAAGTCAGCGGTCGCCGCGATTGCCGAACGGGCGATAGCCGCCGCACGCGAAGGCTACGAGGAGCCGCGCAAATCGGATTTCGGCCAGTTGAAACTGGAGGGGATAACCGATGCCCCGGTGAACATCTGTGTTACCTGTGACCCCACGCGCGATGCGCCACACGTCCTCGGCCGGAATACGATGCAGCGAATGGATGTCTATTCGACGTGTCTCGCCGTACAGAACCTCTGGCTCGCTGCCCGTGCCGAGGGCATCGGTGTCGGCTGGGTCTCGTTTCTGTATCCCCACGAACTCCGTGAGGTGCTGAACATTCCACACCATGTTCAGCCTGTGGCCTACCTCTGTGTCGGCTACCCCGAAGACGGCTTCCCTGCGGAACCGGTACTGCAACAGGAAGGCTGGCGTAGTCGCATCGACAGAACGGAACTGGTCCATTACGGCGAGTGGGACTCCGGTCGGACGCCCGAAACGAAGTCCCAGCGGCGTCGGTAA